The Paraburkholderia largidicola DNA segment CATGTGCTGACGGTTCACGTGTGGACGCCCGTTGGGACGGTCAAAGGCGAAGCGCGGCGGCAACCGATACTCGACCGTTATATCGCCGCCGTCGACAGAAACGGCTCGATCTCGACGGGGCACGCTGCACTCGAAACGGCCGAAGGCATCTATATCAGCCTGTACCCGGCGGTCGAAATCGAAAGGTCGCCGGAAGAATTCTCGCGGATCCTGCGCGCGACACGCGACAACGATGTGCCCGGTGTGTTCCAGCCTGACTACGCGACGGAATCGGCGGCATGGTGTCCGTCGACGCGGCAGATCCGCATCCGCAATTACGATCCGGAGCGGCTCGAACGGTTCTGGGCCGAGTATCGGCGCGATACGACCTATAACCTTACATACCGCAATTGTTCGAGCACGGTCGCAAAAGCGCTGGAGGCGGCAATCGAAGGCGCGTCGGTGCGCGCCTCGGGAAAGCGAAGCGGCTGGAAGCCGTTCTTTCGCGTGGCGACCACGCCCGAACTCTGGGTCGCGGCTCAGGTCAGAAAGCGCTCGGCGACGATGGCATGGACGCCGGGGCTCACCCTCGACTACGCACGCGCGCTCAGCATGCTGGCCGACCCGCGTCCATCCGGATGGGTGAAGATGGCACGCCTCGCGTTGCAGACGATGTATGCCTCGCGCCAGCGCTGGCGCGCGGAAAAAGCAGCCGCGTCGAATATCGATGATATGGACGCCGTGGACCGTGACTCGGGTTCTGAAGGCGGATTGGAGCCGCTCTGGCAGCAGGCAGGCGACCCGCATTACACGGCAAAACGCCCGGACGCTTCGTAACGCGGAGCCAGTTGCGTTAACCGGTCCTGCGCACGGCCGCGAACAGATCGGTGATGTCTTTCATCGTCGCCGCTTCATTCGTGTACGTGAAGGTGCCGCGCCCGAGCATTTCGTTGCCGGCGCGCAGCAACGCGCCCAGCGCCGCGCGCGCAAGCGCCCCGCCGACGCTGATCCGCTTCACACCCATCTGCGCGAGATCGTCGACGGAAAACGGCATGCCCGCCATGCCCATCAGCACGTTGACGGGCCGGTCGACGGAACTGACGACGGCGGCGATATCCTCGCGCGTTTTCAGGCCCGGCGCGTACAGCACGTCGGCGCCCGCTTCCTGGAAACCCTGCAGGCGGCGGATCGTATCGGCGAGATCTGCGCGGCCGTTCAGATAGTTCTCCGCGCGCGCCGTCAGCGTGAATGGAAACGGCAGCGAACGGGCGGCTTCGACGGCGGCGCGCACGCGCTCGACGGCGAGTTCGTGTGCGTAGATGGGATCGTCGGCGCGACCCGTCGCGTCCTCGATCGAGCCGCCGACGACGCCCGCCGCAGCCGCCTGGCGAATCGTTTCGGCCGCGTCTTCCGGCGCGTCGCCGAAGCCGTTTTCGAGGTCCGCGCTGACGGGCAGATCCGTCGACGGCGCGAGTTCGCCTAGATGCCGGATCATCTGCTCGCGACCGACAGCGTTGTCCGGCAAGCCCAGCGTGAATGCATAGCCGGCGCTCGTGGTCGCCAGCGCCTTGAAGCCGAGCGCTTCGAGCAGGCGCGCCGAGCCGATGTCCCACGGATTGGGAATGATGAACGGCACGCTGGCCTCGTGAAGCGCGCGAAACGCCCGCGCCTTGTCTGCTTGTGTCGTTGTCATGGCGGCTCCATCAATCGCGCAAAGGGATGCGGAATGTTTGGAAAGTGCTGAATGGGAAATTTTGCCCGGACCTGTCTCGCGTGACCGGGCAAAAACAGACAATGCGCACTATGCGCCGCTTGCTCAGGTTTCGAGCTTCGCGTCCATCGTGATCGTCGCGTTCAACACCTTCGAGATCGGGCAACCGGCCTTGGCGTCCGCCGCGGCCTTGTCGAATGCGGCTTTATCGCCGCCCGGAATCTTCACCACGACGTCCAGGTGCGAGGCGGTTACCGAGAAACCGCCGCCGTCCTTGTCGAGCGTGACCGTGGCCGTGGTCGAGATGCGCTCCGGTTTGATGTTGGCCTTGCCGAGTTCGGCGGACAACGCCATCGAAAAGCATCCCGCATGCGCCGCCGCGATCAGTTCTTCGGGGTTCGTGCCGATGCCGTTTTCGAAGCGCGTCGCGAACGAATACTGCGTGTCCTTGAGCACGCCGCTATCGGTGGAGATCGAGCCCTTGCCGTCTTGCAGACCGCCCTGCCAGATTGCTGATGCTTTGCGCTTCATTAGTCGCTCCTGTGTCGGGTTCGTGCTGCCGCGTTCCCCACTACGATGCCGGCCGCGACGGTCCCGCCCGAAATCACGCGGCGCCGGCATCGGTCACGCGTGCTGCGCCAAACCCGTAGGCCGTGGGCGTGGACCGAAGCTTCATCATAGGCGGATATCGGTGGCACTGCCGTGAAGCGGCGTAAATGACCATTATTTCATCCACCGCAAGAATCTTTATCCAATCTGCCGCTTTTTTCATCACCCCTGCGGAAATACACTCTGGTCAACGGTTCGGACATCGGTGTTCAAACCGAACCGATCAACAAATGTTCTCGGAGGTCATCATGAAATCGCTTCTTTCCGCAGTGGTCGTCGCATCCGCTCTGATCGTTCCCGCTGCCGCGTTCGCGCAGCAAGCCAATGGCCCCGTGACGCGCGCGCAAGTCCAGGCCGAACTGGTCGCCGCCCAGCAAAACGGCTCGCTCGACCAGAACGACGTGGCGTATCCGCCCGCCAAGCCGCAATACGGCGCAACGTCGGGATCGACGGAAGTCGGCGGCGTATCGGCTGGCACGTCGCAATCGGGCAAGCGCCCGAGCGTCGAACAACGCATTTTCTCGACGTTCCGCGGCAACTAAGCATTTGCTGCCCGTGACGTGACGCGGCGCGTGTGATCAGACAGTCACGCGCCGCTGTCCAAACAACGAAGGCCCCGGCTGACGCATGATGTCAGCCGGGGCCTTTGCTTTTGCTGCGCCGGATTGCGCCGGATTTGCGCCGAGCCCGCTTACTCGGCGAACGGCAGCGAGTCCTGCCCTTGCGCGCGCATGCCGAACACATTCAGCGTCATCGCGACCAGCGCGTAATAGCCGAGCAGCCCGACCAGATTGATGGCGACCTCGTGACCGAAGCGTTCGACCGTCTTCGCGTACGTCGCGTCGGACACGCGCTTCGTGTCGTACAGTTCGGTCGCGAATGCGTAGATGAGCGCATCGTCGGCATCGGCGAACGAAGGCGCCTGGCCCAGGCGGATCGCCTCGGCATCTTCGGCGCGCACGCCTGCGTCGATGGCGATCGGATAGTGGATGAACCACTCGGCCTGCGCCTGCCAGCGCGAGGCCGTGACGAGAATCGCCAGTTCCGACAGGCGCAGCGACAAGCCCGTCTTGTAGCGGCAGAATGCGCCCAGACGCTGCGCATGCTGCGCGAGTTCGGGACTATGAATCCAGCCGAGAAACGGCCCGTTCAGATTGCCGCGCGGTCCCGACAGGATTTCGTCGAGCACGGCTTTCTGGTCGGGTGTCGCGCGGCTGGCGTCGAACGGAGGCAGGCGGTTGGTCATCAATAGCTCTTCGTGCAGGGTTGGTGGGTCGATCAGGCCGCGCCCGATGCCGCCAGCGCGCCTTCGATCGCATCGGCCAGGCGACTGACGATCTGTTCGATATCGCGCGGCGTGCAGATGAACGGCGGCGCGAGCAGCACATGATCGCCGATCTTGCCGTCGACGGTGCCGCCCATCGGGTACACCATCAGGCCGCGCTGGAACGCTTCGCGCTTGATCGCGGCGTGCAGCTTCAGTTTGGCATCGAATGGCGTTTTCGTCGCGCGGTCCTGCACCAGTTCCACGCCGACGAAGAGCCCGCGTCCGCGCACGTCGCCGATAAACGGATGCTGCGCATAGTGCTCGCGCAGCAGCGAACGCAACTGCTCGCCGCGCGCCTTCACGTTGTCGAGCAGATGCTCGTCGGCAATCACGCGCTGCACTTCGAGCGCGGCGGCGCAGGCTGTCGCGTGGCCGATATAGGTGTGGCCATGCTGGAAAAAGCCGGAGCCGCCTGTGATCGCCTGATAGATCCGGTCGCTCACGAGCGTCGCGCCGATCGGCTGATAACCCGCGCCGAGGCCCTTTGCGATGGTCAGCAGATCAGGCGTGACGCCGTCCTCTTCGCACGCGAACAGGTGGCCCGTGCGGCCCATGCCCGACATGATTTCATCGAGAATCAGCAACACGCCGTAGCGGTCGCACACTGCGCGAATCTTGCGGAAATACTCGCGCACGGGCGGCACCGCGCCCGCTGTCGCGCCGACCACCGTCTCCGCGACGAACGCGGCGACCGTGTCGGAACCGAGTTCGAGAATCTTCTGCTCGAGTTCGTCGGCCAGACGCTGCGCGAACTGCTCTTCCGTTTCGTCCGCGCGCTGCTCGCGATACGCGTAGCACGGGCTCACGTGATGCGCGTCGATCAATAGCGGCAGGAACGGCTCGCGCCGCCATGCATTGCCGCCGATCGCCAGCGCGCCCAGCGTGTTGCCGTGATAGCTCTGCCGACGCGCGATGATATGCCGCCGCTGCGGCTGCCCCACTTCGACGAAATATTGACGCGCGAGCTTCAGCGCCGCCTCGATCGCCTCCGATCCGCCCGACACGAAATACACATGCGCGAGACCTTGCGGCGCGCGTTCGACGAGATAGCTGGCGAGTTCTTCGGCGGGCTGCGTCGTGAAGAACGACGTATGGGCGTACGGCAGCGCCTGCGCCTGACGCTTGATCGCATCGATCACGCGCTGGTTGCTGTGGCCGAGGCACGAGACGGCCGCGCCGCCCGATGCGTCGATATAACGCTTGCCCGTCGAATCGACGATCTCGATGCCCTCGCCTTTGACGGCGACGGGCAAGGTCTGCTTCGGCATGCGGTGGAATACGGTAGTCATGCGCTCTCCTTGAGTGAGCGGAAGCCAGCGACGTTCAGGCCGCCGTGCGTGCAATGAAAGTGTCGAACACGACGGCGCGTTGCGCGTGAACGCGCAGCGCGACACCGTCGTCGCGAAGTTGGAACAGCGCCGTCGCGAGCGTGTTTTCGCCGTCGGGATCGTGTGGATCGTCGCGGTAAATGGGTAAGCCGGTCGGAGTCTTGTCATGCAGCATGTCGACGAGCACGTCGCCGTCGATCTGCGCGCCGCGCTGATCGCGCAGTACGCCGACGCGCGCCTGACGATCGCATGACGAATCGGTGACGATCTGCGCCTCGTCTTCGCAGCCGGGATGAATCATGTGATTGGCGTGGCCGGACATCCACTCGACGCGTTCGACCGAACAGCGCCTTGCCGTCGCCTCGACGCTGAACACGCGGAGATCGCCCGCGGCGCCCAGCGTGTGATGAAAGCCGCTCGCGCGCGGGGTATCACGCAGAAGCTGCACGGCCTCGTCGAGCGTCGATTGATCGAGCACCGCACGCGCCAGGATCATGCGCGGCACGCCCGTCACCGGCCGACGAATACGCAGATTGTTGATCGCCTGCGCGAGACACGCGCGGTTCGCCGCGAACGTGTGGCCAGGCAGCGAGCCGGGGT contains these protein-coding regions:
- a CDS encoding aspartate aminotransferase family protein; translation: MTTVFHRMPKQTLPVAVKGEGIEIVDSTGKRYIDASGGAAVSCLGHSNQRVIDAIKRQAQALPYAHTSFFTTQPAEELASYLVERAPQGLAHVYFVSGGSEAIEAALKLARQYFVEVGQPQRRHIIARRQSYHGNTLGALAIGGNAWRREPFLPLLIDAHHVSPCYAYREQRADETEEQFAQRLADELEQKILELGSDTVAAFVAETVVGATAGAVPPVREYFRKIRAVCDRYGVLLILDEIMSGMGRTGHLFACEEDGVTPDLLTIAKGLGAGYQPIGATLVSDRIYQAITGGSGFFQHGHTYIGHATACAAALEVQRVIADEHLLDNVKARGEQLRSLLREHYAQHPFIGDVRGRGLFVGVELVQDRATKTPFDAKLKLHAAIKREAFQRGLMVYPMGGTVDGKIGDHVLLAPPFICTPRDIEQIVSRLADAIEGALAASGAA
- a CDS encoding HdeD family acid-resistance protein, which translates into the protein MVRLAMILLGVDYLRVRWRELLLVGCLSVVLGVTIFCDALDGALWFPIIPFAALLMIEGVATVCVAWTGMGGQRTLRYVKGITFILSAALVLVGGEHGNFILSMIFGTLFLVDGALQIIAARVVRYRKWKIAAAGGVLEVAIAIFFYQPYPDHYAGTVAYCVAFGLLFGGWNMILLAMRVRRMSINPAVADEKRAGRATASATAATTDTSAERKRPLPDSFDGPPEPHEHVLTVHVWTPVGTVKGEARRQPILDRYIAAVDRNGSISTGHAALETAEGIYISLYPAVEIERSPEEFSRILRATRDNDVPGVFQPDYATESAAWCPSTRQIRIRNYDPERLERFWAEYRRDTTYNLTYRNCSSTVAKALEAAIEGASVRASGKRSGWKPFFRVATTPELWVAAQVRKRSATMAWTPGLTLDYARALSMLADPRPSGWVKMARLALQTMYASRQRWRAEKAAASNIDDMDAVDRDSGSEGGLEPLWQQAGDPHYTAKRPDAS
- a CDS encoding DUF4148 domain-containing protein, whose amino-acid sequence is MKSLLSAVVVASALIVPAAAFAQQANGPVTRAQVQAELVAAQQNGSLDQNDVAYPPAKPQYGATSGSTEVGGVSAGTSQSGKRPSVEQRIFSTFRGN
- a CDS encoding carboxymuconolactone decarboxylase family protein, translating into MTNRLPPFDASRATPDQKAVLDEILSGPRGNLNGPFLGWIHSPELAQHAQRLGAFCRYKTGLSLRLSELAILVTASRWQAQAEWFIHYPIAIDAGVRAEDAEAIRLGQAPSFADADDALIYAFATELYDTKRVSDATYAKTVERFGHEVAINLVGLLGYYALVAMTLNVFGMRAQGQDSLPFAE
- a CDS encoding C45 family autoproteolytic acyltransferase/hydolase — its product is MSKQSWELHRIAGEPFDIGRQLGELARPVFDAYMQQSAAWRDVQAWRGHAFVQQLRDAAHAHCPDQLAELDGMAAGLGWRPDDIFLWNCRGELVHNTPDGCTTFAAVRSGDTLIAHNEDGDPFLLGKGWLVDVQPKGKPGFVSFYYPGSLPGHTFAANRACLAQAINNLRIRRPVTGVPRMILARAVLDQSTLDEAVQLLRDTPRASGFHHTLGAAGDLRVFSVEATARRCSVERVEWMSGHANHMIHPGCEDEAQIVTDSSCDRQARVGVLRDQRGAQIDGDVLVDMLHDKTPTGLPIYRDDPHDPDGENTLATALFQLRDDGVALRVHAQRAVVFDTFIARTAA
- a CDS encoding OsmC family protein; the encoded protein is MKRKASAIWQGGLQDGKGSISTDSGVLKDTQYSFATRFENGIGTNPEELIAAAHAGCFSMALSAELGKANIKPERISTTATVTLDKDGGGFSVTASHLDVVVKIPGGDKAAFDKAAADAKAGCPISKVLNATITMDAKLET
- a CDS encoding isocitrate lyase/PEP mutase family protein, which gives rise to MTTTQADKARAFRALHEASVPFIIPNPWDIGSARLLEALGFKALATTSAGYAFTLGLPDNAVGREQMIRHLGELAPSTDLPVSADLENGFGDAPEDAAETIRQAAAAGVVGGSIEDATGRADDPIYAHELAVERVRAAVEAARSLPFPFTLTARAENYLNGRADLADTIRRLQGFQEAGADVLYAPGLKTREDIAAVVSSVDRPVNVLMGMAGMPFSVDDLAQMGVKRISVGGALARAALGALLRAGNEMLGRGTFTYTNEAATMKDITDLFAAVRRTG